GGGTCTCGGTGGGCGCCGTGAGCACCTACACCTTCACCAACGTGGGGGCCAATCACAGCATCCAAGCGAGCTTCCGCAATCGCGGCAAGGGCGGCGCCGCCACGGCGGAGTTCACCGAGGCTGTCTCGGTCGGGCCCGTGCAAGCCCGGGTGGACGGCGGCTCCCTATCGATCGGCAAGACGATCGACGTGACCTGGACCACCTCGGGTGACGCCAACGCCAACGGCAACACCAACACCAACCCCAGCGTGGCGTGCGTCGATCTCTTGCTCTCGCGGGCCGGTGCGGAAGGACCCTTCGAAACGATCGGTACCTGCCTCCCCAACAACGGGGTCACCAGCTGGGCGGTCTCCGGTCCGTCCACGGACCATGCCGTCTTCAAGGTCGTGGTGCACGGCGCCTCCAGCGACAGCGACGAGGCGCTCAGCGAGTCCGAGCTCCACATCGTCGACATGGCGCCGCCTGCGACGGCGGCTGTGGAGGCAGCGGAGTTCGCCCTGCCGGCGATCGCGCCGAACCCGTCGCGGGGAAAGGTGCCGGTCTCCTTCGTCGTGCCGCACGACGCCGGCGTGCGGGTCACCGTGCTCGACGTCAAGGGCCGGCATGTGGCCACACTGCTGCAGGGCAATGTCACCGCGGGCCGTCACCAGATCACCTGGAACGGCAACACCGAGAGGGGCCCGGCGGCGGGGGGTGTCTACTTCATTCGGCTGGACACGCCGGGCAAGAGGCTCGTGCAGCGCGTGCTCTTCCTGCGCTGACGCCGCAGGCGCTGACGGCGTGTGCTGAGGCCGCGTGGGCTGACGCAGCGCAAGCTGACATCGCGTGGACGAACGGGGCCTGCTAGCGCTGCTGGCTCACCTGCGTCGGCACCGCGGTGTAGACCGGATCCACGTCCACCGGGATGTCGGCGAGCGAGTCCAGGATCTTCTGCATCCCTGGCGGCACCTTCCCGTACTTCTCCACCCAGGCTTTGGCGGTGTCATAATCGCCGAGGGCCTGCAGCATGGTGAGGTCGTGGGTGAGCGCCTCGATGGCCTCGAACCAATGGTCGAGGACCGGTGCCAGTCGCCCGTCCGCGGTCTCGACCAGCGCGCCTTTCTCCATCAGATAGGTGAACTGGCAGATGACGCCCAGAGCGTGGGCCTCGGTGATGCCGAAGCGCGCCGAGCGCAGGAGGCCCGGCACGAAGGTCCACGGCAGCTGGGACGCCACGGAAGCCTCCAGCAGTCCCTTGTCCGCGAGCAGGTGCAGCGCCCAGGCGCCCATGACGTCGGCCTTGGCCTCCTCGAGGGTGCCGTACAGATCCTTGAGCTCGAGCCGCACCTCCGTCTCGCGGCCGCTCTTCTTGATCCGCCCTGGGCCGAGGCCGTGGCAGAGCTCGTGGAAGAGGATGAAGTGGTAGTAGGTGTCGAAGTCCACGTCGGTCATGCGGTCCGCCGGGATGGAGCGCTGCGCGATGGGGAGGAGGATGGTGTCGAACTTGGCGCGCATCATGTTCTTGAGCAGGACCTTCTTGGAGCCCTTCGCCTGGCGCACGCGCTCGTCGTTGGGCAGGTTGAAGGCGATGGTTTGTATGCCGGCGCGGGAGTCGCCGGCGGTGAAGATCTCGTCGGCGACGCGGATGGGTGACGCCGTACCCCGGTCGAGGTTCTTGTGCGCGTCCGGGATGGGGAGCTTGCGTTCGAGCCAGGGCAGCTCGCCCTTGAATTTGTCGAGGTTCGCCGAGTCCTGCGGATCGACGATGCAAAGAAAGGCCTCGAAGGACGCCTTGTAACCGAAGAGCTCGTCCTCGTAGGTCTCGTACGGCCCGATGACGACCTCGAGGTCGCCGTCCAGGTCCATCCAGTCCATGTCCGACTGGTAGTAGTCGTCGGAGAGGAAAGCGGCGGCGCGCGAGCCCAGGTACGTCTTCAAGGTCGGGGTCGTCGCCGCTTCCGCGGCGGCGCGGAGCGAACCGGCGGCCCGCTGCACGAGCTCGGCGTAGGCGCGACTGTACGGGATGGCGACGAGGCGTTCCGCTTCGCGGCGGATCACCGTGGTGGGGCTGGTAAAGGCCGCCTTGTCGTCCGGATGGGCGGTGATCCAGGCCTCGAACTCCTCCTTCTTCATGTCCTCGGGGTAGAAGCCGGCGCCTGGCGGATGGGGGAGGTCGCCGAGGAAGGGCTCGCGCGAGCGCAGCCGGTCCCACGGACCGACCATGATGCGGTAGTAGTCCTTGGCCGCAGCGGCCTGGGGGCCCTTCAATGCCGCCACCTGCGCGGCGAACTCGGGGTTCCGCGCCCAGGCCTGGCGGGCGAAGAGCTCGTCCATGACGTGGGCGGCGTCGATCAGGTGCTCCAGAGCGCCGCGGTCGCCCGGAGAGAGATGCTCCAGACGCGCGTCGAGCTGCTGGCGCACGAACTGCGCCCGCCGCGCTTGGATGTCGGGTGCGATGGGCATCTCGCTTCCCTTCTTGCTGCAACCGACGCAGGCCGCCACCGCCAAGGCGGCGTACAACCAGGTCGTGCCTCGGTGCTGCATGCTCGTCCTCCACATCGGCTGGCGTGACCGTGATGGCGAGCCAGAGCCGTGCCGAGGATAGGCTATCGAGCGAATCCGCTGCACTGACTTCCGGCACGGGAACGGGGACCGTCGAGGTATATTCGGCCGCCGGGGTTTCGGCCAGCGAGGAGGCTGCGTGAGCCGAGATGGATCAGCGGCGGGCTCCCCCAGAGACGTGCCGCGCCGACGACGCTGGACCCTCGCTCTCCCCGCGCTGGTGGCGGTCCTCGTCTTCCTGAACACCCTCGGGAACGGTCTTACCTACGACGACAAGGGCACTCTGGAGCTGGCCCACAAGATCGTGAGCGGCGGCTCCGAAGAATTCGGTCGAGCGCTCACCTACGCTACCCACTTGCTCGACTCGGCGCTCTGGCACGGCTGGGTGCCGGGGCGGCGGGTGACCAACCTCTTGTTGTACGGGCTCGCCACCGGTCTGGTGACGCTCGCGGCGCGGCGCCTCAGCGCCTCGGACCGTGTGGCCCTGCTCTGCGGTCTACTTTTCGCCGTGCATCCGGTGCACGTCGAGGCGGTGGCGTCCATCGCCTTCCGCAAGGACGTCCTCGCCCTGATCTTCGCGCTCCTCACCGTGCTCCTCTGGACCGGGCCGCCCTCCAGGGCGGTGAGCGTGGCCGCCTTGGCCTGCTTTCTCCTGGGGCTCGTCTCCAAGGAGGTGGCGCTGATCGGGCTCCTGCCCATCCTCTTCCTCCTGGATTGGTGGGCACCGCAGTGGCGCCGAGAAGAAGCCCCTCGTAGGACATCCCCGGACGCGACGCGCCGCGGCGACAGGCGCCACGGGAAGACGCGATTGGCCCCCCGGCGGGGGAGCGCGCGCCGCGCGGCGCTCCGTCTCGCCCCTCTCCTCTTGCTCGGCCTCGTCGCCATCGTCTTCCTCAATCGGACGCTGCACACGCCGGAAGGCAGCGGCTCGATCTGGGCGCGCTTCACCCCCGACTCCATCGTCAAGATCACGGAAGGGAAGCTGCGCTCGTATGGCCAGGTCCTGGGCACGAGCGCACGATCGTTCCTCGATGTGATCCGCCTCCTCGTATTCCCGCTCCGGCTCTCCGCCGACTACGACACACCCATCCAGCCCGGGCTCGGCGCGCCGGGCGCGCTCCTTGGCTTGCTCGGGCTCACTGCGTACGTCGCCCTGTCGCTCCTGGCTTTGCGGCGCGGCAGGATTCTCGTCTTCCTCTGCCTTGCCTGGACGTTGCTTCTCTACGCCCCTGCCTCGAACCTCGTACCGCTGACCCACTTCTTCGTCGCCGACCGCTACCTCATGGTGCCGTCCTTCGGCATCTGCCTGCTCGCGGCCCTGGGCTTCGACGCCTGGCTCGCAGCCATGCCGGGACGGCGGCGGTTCGTGCCCCTCGCGGTGCTCGGGTCGCTGCTTCTCGCCGGCACGGTGCGCACACTGCGACGCAACCGCGACTGGCGCAGTGAGGAGACGTTGTGGGCTGCAGCCTTGCGCGCCGGGAGGGGCACTTATCGCGTGCACTACAACATGGGCAACGCGCTCATGCTGCAGGACCGGCGTGACGAGGCGCGGCGCCACTTCGAGGCGGCGCTACAGATGTACCCTGCCGCACCCTGGGCGCGGCGCAACCTGGTGGAGATCCTCTTCGAGCAGGAGAAGTTTGCCGAGGCAGAGACCAACCTGCGACTTCTCCTGCAATACGACCCCAAGGACCTGCAAGTGCACTACAGCCTGGCCAGGGTGCTGGGGAAGCTGAACCGGCATGCGGAGGCGCTCGCCGAGTGCCAGACGGTGCTCCGGAGCGATCCGCAGCATCTGGGAGCGCAGCTTTTCGCTGCCAGCAGTCTGGAGCATCTGGGTCAGCGTGGCCCGGCGCTGCAGGCCTACCGGCGCGCCCTCGACGCGATCAAGACTCGGACATTGCGGGGCGAGAAGATCGAGTTCTCTGCCAGCGGTGTGGAAGCGCGGATTCGTACCCTCGAGCAAGCTTCGCCCTGAGCGGGCGTGGCATCCAGGTTGCAGGAACCACATTCCCCAAACGGACGATCTACAGGCGAGGGGCCGAAGCACCAGTGGCCGCGCGCGCCTGGGGTCCAGAGTTCGTCTGGCGGGCGACGAGTCGGCCGGGGTGGTCCTCGGCCCGCGCCCGGGATGCAAGGAGGCGGGCAATGTGGAACGGGCTGGCGAGGCGGGCGGTCATGACCGTGCTGGGGGTCCTGGTGACCCTGGCTTGGTGGTCGTTCCGCGGCGGCGATTCGAACTCGACGCAAGTGGACAAGATCCCGGCGACGGTCTTCGGCGGTGGCGGCGGCAAGGTGACCATCGAGGTGCAGACCACCTGCGCGGCGCGGTTCTCCATGTCCTTCAGCGGCAATGAGGACGATAGCAAGAGCATGGACGCGGTCGAGGTGGTCGAGCCCGGGACGCATAGCTGGACGATCGACGTCCCTCGTGGCGTAGGCGGCTACGTCGACTTCACGGCGGTCGAACCCAAAGTGGGCGACAGACTGAGCTGGAGGCTTCTTGCCAACGGGCAGGTAGCGGACGAACAGTTCGACGAGCTGAAGGAGCCCCTCCAGTCGGGGTACGCATTCGGCCTCACAGCCGCCTTCGACGACTATTCGACCGGCGAGTACGCCTCGGATTAGAGGCTAATCTACAGTAAAATAAACACTTAAGTTCTTGTCGGGGTTGCGGGTCACGGGGCCATCCTTGACCCGCCCCACCCTGGGCCCAATACTCACGGGCCGGGGAGCCGCCACTGGCGCGCCTCTGGGGTCGATGGGCAGGGCAGCAGCCGGCAACGAAGGACTCGACCCAGCACGCCCAGGCCCCCCTGGCGGCCTCGCCCGAGAGGAGCCCATGAATCTGTTCAAAACGACTTTTCTGCTCACCGTCCTCACCCTGCTGCTTGTCTGGATCGGCGACGCCCTGGCCGGGCCCCGGGGGGCTTGGATGTTCCTCGTCATCGCCGGGGTGATGAACTTCTTCGCCTACTGGTTCTCGGACAAGATGGTGCTCGCCATGTACCGGGCCCAGCCGGTGAGCGAGGCGCAAGCGCCGCAGCTCTACGCCACGGTGCGGCGGCTCGCCGACCGCAGCGGGATCCCGATGCCGCGGCTGTACATGATCCCCAGCGATTCCCCCAATGCATTCGCTACCGGACGCAGTCCCCAGCACGCCGTCGTGGCCGTCACCGAAGGCATCGTCCGCCTGTTGAGCAGCGACGAGCTGGAGGGGGTCATCGCCCACGAGCTGGGTCACGTGCGCAACCGTGACATCCTGATCAGCAGCGTCGTGGCCACCGTGGCCGGTGCCATCACCATGCTTTCCCGGGCCGCGATGTGGGGCGCCATGATGGGCGGCAGGGACCGCGAGCGCAACGGCAATCCCCTCGCGCTGCTGCTCGTCGCCGTCCTGGCGCCGATCGCGGCAGTGGTGGTGCAGCTGGCCATCTCGCGCACCCGAGAGTTCGCCGCCGACCGCTCCGGTGCCACGCTCTGCGGCAAGCCGATGTCGCTCGCCTCGGCGCTCGCCAAGCTGGAGCGCGGCACGAACGCCGTGCCCATGCGTCAAGCCAACGAGGCGACGGCCCATCAGTTCATCGTCAACCCGCTGCGCGGCCGGGCCATGGCAGGCCTCTTCTCCACCCACCCCAGCACCGCGGATCGCATCGCCAGACTCGAGCGCCTCGCGGTGGAGATGGGGCAGCGCGCCGCGTGAAGCGGCCATGAGAGCCGGCGGCGGGGAAAGAGCTCTGGGGTCGCTAGCCACCTTCTGATACCCTGCTCGGGCTCGAGGAGGCGAAGCGACGGCGGTCGCGTGGGCTGCTGCCGCAGGGCCACTGCTGGCGCCGGCGCCGGTTGCGCGCCCGCCGCTCAAAGCTGCCGTGACGGGAGTCCCGCTTGGCGCGCGATGGCATCACGCTGCGAACCTATGTATTCCTCGACAGCCTGCAGCCTCAGCTCGCCGCCCTCCTGGGCGTGAGCGGCCGCGGCTTCCCGCCGGTCAAGGACATGGCGTCGCTCTGGATCGAGATCGCCCCGGGCATCGCCATCAACCAGATCACCGACATCTGCCTCAAGGCGACGCGGGTGCAGCCGGCGAACCAGGTGGTGGAGCGCGCCTTCGGCATCCTGGAGCTGCACGATCGCGATCAGGGGGAAGTGCGGCAGGCGGGGCGCGCGGTGCTGGGCTTCCTCGAGATGAACGAAGCGGACCGGCTCAAGCCCGCCGTGATCTCGCGCCAGGTCATCCGCGCCATCGAACCGATGCATGCCCAGGTGATCAACCGCAACCGCGAAGGCTCCATGATCATCCCGGGAGAATCGCTCCTCATCCTCGAGACCGTGCCCGCCGCCTATGTGGTCTACGCCGCCAACGAGGCGGAGAAGGCCGCCACGGTGAAGCTCGTGCACGTGCAGCCCTACGGCGCCTTCGGCCGCTTGATGATGGCCGGCGTCGAGTCGCACATCGATTCCGCCATGGAAGCTGCGGCCCACGCCATCGAGGGCCTCTCGGGTCGCGAGCACGAGGTGCCGCGCACGGCGTGAGGCAGTGCCGCCGTGCGCGGCTCGTGGGTCAGAAGGTCAGCCAGCACCGCCGGTCGGACAGCCATGGAAGGTACCGACGGCACGCAAGCTCCGGGACGGCTTTTCTAGTAAGAGAGCACCAGGCCGGCCGAGAGCACCATGTCCGTCTGCACTTCGCTCTCCAGCTCGGTGTCCGTTGGAGACGAAGGTATATCCACGGTGACCTTCACCGAATAGAGATAGAAGTCGGCATCGCCGCGCAGCTTCAGCGGACCGAGGCCGAATTTGAGGCCCGCGCCCAGGACGCCGGCCACATCCGTGTCGCCGTCGACCACCTGTTCCCAACCGTCGCCGCCGTGACCGATCGCGGCCACACCACCGGTGGCGTGAATGCTGGCGCCGCCGAGCGGCAGCAGCATGAGGTGGAGGCGCGCATCCGCGGTCCAAGCATACGCATCTTCCGTCGTGGTGCCCGCCGAGGTCTCCCGCTCCTGGTCGCTGAGCGCGTAGAGGAAGTTGCCCTCGATGCCCATGGCGCCGCCGAGCTTGAAGAGGATGCGCCCGCCGAGTGCGAAGCCTTCCTTCTGGGTGGCCGTCACCTGGGTCCCGCCGACGCTGCCGCCGAACACATCGGAAAAGGGGACATAGGCTCCGATGTAGGGCTCGATCTCGACCCCCACGCCAGGCGTCTGCGCCAGAGCAGCCCCGGCCTGTCCCACGAGCATCATGGCGGCGATGCAAAAGTGTTTCTTCGACACGATCTTCCCTCCCCAGCAAAGAACCCTCGGGAGCACAGCACCACGATGGAGACGCATCAGGGGGTCCGATCTCCTCCCTTGC
The nucleotide sequence above comes from Candidatus Krumholzibacteriia bacterium. Encoded proteins:
- a CDS encoding peptidase, with protein sequence MQHRGTTWLYAALAVAACVGCSKKGSEMPIAPDIQARRAQFVRQQLDARLEHLSPGDRGALEHLIDAAHVMDELFARQAWARNPEFAAQVAALKGPQAAAAKDYYRIMVGPWDRLRSREPFLGDLPHPPGAGFYPEDMKKEEFEAWITAHPDDKAAFTSPTTVIRREAERLVAIPYSRAYAELVQRAAGSLRAAAEAATTPTLKTYLGSRAAAFLSDDYYQSDMDWMDLDGDLEVVIGPYETYEDELFGYKASFEAFLCIVDPQDSANLDKFKGELPWLERKLPIPDAHKNLDRGTASPIRVADEIFTAGDSRAGIQTIAFNLPNDERVRQAKGSKKVLLKNMMRAKFDTILLPIAQRSIPADRMTDVDFDTYYHFILFHELCHGLGPGRIKKSGRETEVRLELKDLYGTLEEAKADVMGAWALHLLADKGLLEASVASQLPWTFVPGLLRSARFGITEAHALGVICQFTYLMEKGALVETADGRLAPVLDHWFEAIEALTHDLTMLQALGDYDTAKAWVEKYGKVPPGMQKILDSLADIPVDVDPVYTAVPTQVSQQR
- a CDS encoding tetratricopeptide repeat protein, whose protein sequence is MSRDGSAAGSPRDVPRRRRWTLALPALVAVLVFLNTLGNGLTYDDKGTLELAHKIVSGGSEEFGRALTYATHLLDSALWHGWVPGRRVTNLLLYGLATGLVTLAARRLSASDRVALLCGLLFAVHPVHVEAVASIAFRKDVLALIFALLTVLLWTGPPSRAVSVAALACFLLGLVSKEVALIGLLPILFLLDWWAPQWRREEAPRRTSPDATRRGDRRHGKTRLAPRRGSARRAALRLAPLLLLGLVAIVFLNRTLHTPEGSGSIWARFTPDSIVKITEGKLRSYGQVLGTSARSFLDVIRLLVFPLRLSADYDTPIQPGLGAPGALLGLLGLTAYVALSLLALRRGRILVFLCLAWTLLLYAPASNLVPLTHFFVADRYLMVPSFGICLLAALGFDAWLAAMPGRRRFVPLAVLGSLLLAGTVRTLRRNRDWRSEETLWAAALRAGRGTYRVHYNMGNALMLQDRRDEARRHFEAALQMYPAAPWARRNLVEILFEQEKFAEAETNLRLLLQYDPKDLQVHYSLARVLGKLNRHAEALAECQTVLRSDPQHLGAQLFAASSLEHLGQRGPALQAYRRALDAIKTRTLRGEKIEFSASGVEARIRTLEQASP
- the htpX gene encoding zinc metalloprotease HtpX, with the translated sequence MNLFKTTFLLTVLTLLLVWIGDALAGPRGAWMFLVIAGVMNFFAYWFSDKMVLAMYRAQPVSEAQAPQLYATVRRLADRSGIPMPRLYMIPSDSPNAFATGRSPQHAVVAVTEGIVRLLSSDELEGVIAHELGHVRNRDILISSVVATVAGAITMLSRAAMWGAMMGGRDRERNGNPLALLLVAVLAPIAAVVVQLAISRTREFAADRSGATLCGKPMSLASALAKLERGTNAVPMRQANEATAHQFIVNPLRGRAMAGLFSTHPSTADRIARLERLAVEMGQRAA
- a CDS encoding BMC domain-containing protein, which gives rise to MARDGITLRTYVFLDSLQPQLAALLGVSGRGFPPVKDMASLWIEIAPGIAINQITDICLKATRVQPANQVVERAFGILELHDRDQGEVRQAGRAVLGFLEMNEADRLKPAVISRQVIRAIEPMHAQVINRNREGSMIIPGESLLILETVPAAYVVYAANEAEKAATVKLVHVQPYGAFGRLMMAGVESHIDSAMEAAAHAIEGLSGREHEVPRTA